Proteins from a genomic interval of Corallincola holothuriorum:
- a CDS encoding class I SAM-dependent methyltransferase, whose product MDYIALNKAAWDKRTEVHVDSKFYDVEGFLKGNSSLNPIELAHVGNVSNKSLLHLQCHFGLDTLSWARMGAEVTGVDLSSVAISQARSLASKLALNAHFINQDIYLFGDTNQQQFDIVFTSYGALCWLPDLDRWAETVAKALKDNGELHLIEFHPCIDLYSGYSYFPKQQPDVEEEGTYTENCSGEKSPTAVWAHSLGELFTALVKAGIKVEEFEESPFSPYNCLPDLQYVEDKGYQLLFKEQQVPLVYRIKGIKQS is encoded by the coding sequence ATGGACTACATCGCTCTCAACAAGGCCGCTTGGGACAAACGAACAGAAGTACATGTGGATTCCAAATTTTATGATGTTGAAGGCTTTTTAAAAGGTAACTCCTCATTGAACCCCATTGAGCTCGCTCATGTGGGGAATGTCAGCAATAAGAGTTTACTCCACCTGCAGTGTCACTTTGGCCTAGACACCCTTTCTTGGGCCAGAATGGGGGCAGAGGTAACGGGGGTCGATCTGTCCTCTGTGGCGATAAGTCAGGCTAGAAGCTTGGCAAGTAAATTAGCGCTCAACGCTCATTTTATTAATCAGGATATCTATCTTTTCGGCGATACCAATCAGCAACAGTTTGATATTGTATTCACCTCCTATGGCGCTTTATGTTGGTTGCCCGATCTGGATCGTTGGGCCGAAACAGTGGCCAAAGCACTTAAAGATAACGGTGAGCTGCACCTTATCGAGTTCCATCCCTGCATAGACCTGTATTCGGGCTACTCTTACTTTCCTAAGCAACAGCCAGACGTCGAAGAGGAAGGCACCTACACAGAAAACTGTAGCGGAGAAAAATCGCCAACAGCCGTATGGGCCCACTCACTTGGAGAGCTATTTACGGCGTTAGTCAAAGCGGGGATCAAGGTCGAAGAGTTTGAAGAGTCCCCATTCAGTCCTTACAACTGTCTGCCAGATCTTCAGTATGTCGAGGATAAAGGCTACCAACTTCTGTTTAAAGAACAGCAGGTACCATTGGTATATCGGATTAAAGGTATCAAGCAGTCCTAA
- the yghU gene encoding glutathione-dependent disulfide-bond oxidoreductase, producing MSDTSYTPPKVWTWDNASGGKFASVNRPIAGATHEKDLPVGKHPLQLYSLATPNGVKVTILLEELLALGIEQAEYDAFLIDIMEGDQFSSGFVAVNPNSKIPALLDMSTTPPIRVFESGSIMVYLAEKFGALIPTDTTTRTECMSWLFWQMGSAPFLGGGFGHFYAYAPEKYEYPINRYAMEVKRQLDVLDQQLASRRYLCGDEYTIADIAVFAWYGVLVTGTLYEAQEFLQVSSYKHLVRWATEIGERPAVKRGRRVNLTWGPEEEQVPERHSAKDLD from the coding sequence ATGAGTGATACAAGCTATACCCCACCGAAAGTCTGGACTTGGGATAACGCCAGTGGCGGTAAATTTGCCAGCGTCAATCGCCCTATTGCCGGAGCGACCCATGAAAAAGATCTGCCAGTGGGCAAACACCCGCTCCAACTCTACTCATTGGCTACCCCCAATGGCGTAAAAGTCACGATTCTATTGGAAGAGTTACTGGCGCTTGGCATTGAACAAGCAGAGTACGATGCTTTCCTAATAGATATCATGGAAGGTGATCAGTTCAGTAGTGGCTTTGTCGCCGTAAACCCCAACTCGAAAATCCCCGCTCTACTGGATATGAGTACCACACCGCCAATTCGAGTATTCGAATCGGGGTCAATTATGGTGTATCTAGCTGAAAAATTCGGTGCACTCATACCAACAGACACAACAACGCGAACTGAATGTATGTCGTGGCTTTTTTGGCAAATGGGCTCAGCACCGTTTCTTGGGGGTGGCTTTGGCCATTTCTATGCTTACGCGCCGGAGAAGTACGAGTATCCAATTAACCGCTACGCCATGGAAGTGAAACGGCAGCTTGATGTGCTCGACCAACAGTTGGCTTCAAGACGCTATTTATGTGGTGATGAATACACTATTGCCGATATTGCCGTGTTCGCTTGGTATGGCGTTTTAGTGACCGGCACCCTTTACGAAGCGCAGGAGTTCTTGCAAGTCAGTTCCTACAAACATCTAGTGCGGTGGGCGACAGAGATAGGTGAGCGTCCCGCGGTTAAACGCGGTAGACGGGTGAACCTGACATGGGGTCCTGAAGAAGAGCAAGTACCTGAGCGTCATTCAGCGAAAGATCTGGATTA